The Tamandua tetradactyla isolate mTamTet1 chromosome 8, mTamTet1.pri, whole genome shotgun sequence genome includes a window with the following:
- the LOC143645010 gene encoding LOW QUALITY PROTEIN: olfactory receptor 8D2-like (The sequence of the model RefSeq protein was modified relative to this genomic sequence to represent the inferred CDS: deleted 1 base in 1 codon) — protein sequence MDNRNHSSVAMFVLEGLTEQPLLQLPLFLLFLLIYIASMAGNLGLVFLIRTSSQLHTPMYYFLSNLSFIDLCYSSVILPKMLVNFVTEKNFTFFSECMFQLFFFCFFGIDDSYMLTVMAYDRYVAICNPLLYNATMSHRVCFMLVSSVYTVGAIGGLVHTSYISSRSFCGTNVIQHYFCDILPLLSISCSRDYTKELLVMILVGVNVFACALAIFISYAFILSRILCIHSAAGRSKAFNTCSSHLAAVGVFYGSIIFMYFKPSSPSGTIQEKVASVFYTAVIPMLNPLIYSLRNKDVKEAFKKALTGGILSTSV from the exons ATGGATAATAGAAATCATTCTTCAGTAGCTATGTTTGTACTTGAAGGGCTGACAGAGCAGCCGCTGCTCCAGCTCCCCCTCTTCCTCCTGTTCCTACTGATCTACATCGCTTCCATGGCAGGAAACTTGGGCTTGGTCTTTTTAATCAGGACCAGTTCTCAGCTTCATACCCCCATGTACTATTTCCTCAGTAACTTGTCCTTCATAGATCTATGCTACTCCTCTGTCATACTCCCCAAAATGTTAGTAAACTTCGTGACAGAGAAgaatttcacctttttttcc GAGTGCATGTTCCAgctctttttcttctgcttctttggtATCGATGATTCCTACATGCTCACAGTTATGGCATATGATCGCTATGTTGCCATCTGTAACCCTTTGCTCTACAATGCCACAATGTCCCATAGAGTCTGTTTTATGCTGGTCTCCAGTGTGTATACAGTAGGGGCTATAGGGGGTTTGGTTCACACCAGCTACATATCTAGTCGCTCCTTTTGTGGAACTAATGTCATACAGCATTACTTCTGTGATATCCTTCCTCTTCTGAGTATCTCCTGTTCAAGGGACTATACTAAGGAGCTTTTGGTGATGATCTTGGTGGGCGTCAATGTATTTGCATGTGCTCTGGCCATCTTCATCTCTTATGCCTTCATCCTTTCCAGGATTCTGTGCATCCACTCAGCTGCAGGTAGATCTAAAGCCTTCAATACCTGCAGCTCCCATCTTGCTGCTGTTGGGGTATTTTATGGTTCCATCATCTTTATGTACTTTAAACCATCATCTCCCAGTGGCACCATCCAGGAGAAGGTGGCCTCTGTGTTCTATACAGCAGTGATTCCCATGCTTAACCCCCTTATCTACAGTCTTAGAAACAAGGATGTCAAAGAAGCCTTTAAGAAGGCTCTGACGGGTGGGATACTCTCCACATCTGTGTAG